The genomic segment CCTAGTATATGTGTCTACATAATCTTAAACAAAAAccaatgaaacaaacaaacacagaggagcatgcaaaaggcacaaacacacataaacagaccaagagggcaagagagagagagaaatgatgaaattataCCAATTTATAGCCATTTGTCTATCAATTTAGGCATTTGAGTAACACAGTAATGCGACTGTTCTGTGCGCTGTCCAAGGTCCTGAATAAGAGCAACCCCAAAATGAAATACACACCTATTCCCAGCAAGTCAAACTATAACTAGATACACATGCTGCAACTGTAAAGCTGACTAAGGTCTAATTCACAGTGTTGCAAAAAATAAGCCTACGAATAGCGGATGAAGAAAATCTGCATCTTCTGGAAAACTAACCTCTAGAGGAGAGTCTGGTTCATCCAGGATGCTCTTTTCACCCTGCAGCCGCTGCATCGTCCCCGTAGAACTGGGGTCCATTATCAACACGTTCTGACTACCAGCTCTGCCGAACTTACAGTCACTCTTTCTGGAGTCAGTCGTCCTGCACACCTCGTAGTTGTACACGTGTTGGAGAGTCCCTGTCCCCAAAGTGTCTGAGTAACGTGGTGGATAATACGGAATCACGGGGAGACTGGACTGATACAGGATGCCAGACTGTCTCCATCTGTAGATTTTCACCGATATAATAACCACTAAACacgtgatgaagaggaaggaaaccacAGCCAGAGCCAACACCAAGTAAAAAGTCAGGTTGTCATTGTACTCCTTGTCGTGCGGAAAGTCAGTGAACTCCGACAGCACTTCAGGGAAGCTGTCCGCCACCGCCACGTTCACAACGACTGTAGCTGAACGAGAGGGCTGCCCGTTGTCCTCCACTATaacagtcagtctctgtttcacagCATCTTTATCGGTGACTTGGCGGATTGTTCTGATTTCTCCATTCTGTAAGCCCACTTCAAACAGcgccctgtctgtggctttctgcAGTTTATAGGAGAGCCAGGCATTCTGTCCAGAGTCCACATCGACAGCCACCACTTTAGTCACCAGATAGCCCACATCTGCTGAACGAGGCACCATTTCAGCCACCAGAGAGCCCCCGGTCTGGACTGGATACAGAACCTGAGGGGGGTTGTCGTTCTGGTCCTGGATCAGTATTTTCACGGTCACATTGCTACTGAGTGGAGGAGAACCTCCATCCTGCGCTTTTACGCGGAAGTGGAAATCTTTGATCTGCTCGTAGTCAAACGAGCGCACTGCGTGGATGACTCCACTATCAGCACTAACGGACACGTACGAGGAGACTGGCACTCCGTTAACAGAGGAGTCCTCCAGTATGTAAGAAACGCGGGCATTCTGGTTCCAGTCAGCGTCTCTGGCTTTcactgtgaacacagagaggccCGGTGTGTTGTTTTCTACAATGTAGGCCTCATATGAGCTCCTCTCAAAGACAGGCGCGTTGTCATTCACATCCGAGATCTGTAAGGTGAGAGTGACgctgctggagagggagggcaCTCCCTCATCAGAGCAGGTCACCGTGATATTATACTCAGAGGCTCTCTCCCTGTCTAACTCACTGTCTGTCACTAGGTTGAAGAAATTACTTGACGTCGGCTTTAGTGTAAAAGGAATATGTTCATTAATGGCACAGTGGACTTTGCCATTATCTCCGGAATCTAAGTCCTGAACATTTACCATAGTCACAACTGTTGCTGGTTTAGAGTCCTCGGGAATAACATTAGTCTGTGACATAATATTAATAACTGGTTTGTTATCATTAATGTCTATCACTTCAACTGTAATCTTACATGAGTCTGTCAGCCCTCCTTCATCACTGGCTTGCACATGTATTTGATAGTAACGTGCCTTTTCATAATCAACACTACTTTTCAAGATCAAATCCCCATTTATTTCATCGATTTCAAACATCTCTCGTACTTCTGCAACGGTGTTGGATATCGAATATGTTATCTTGGAATTTGATCCTTTATCAGCATCAGAGGCAATGACTCTGGTTATGACTGTGCGTCTAGGGGCGTTTTCAGTTATTGTAGCTTTGTAAACTGTCTTCGTAAAAACAGGTGCATTGTCATTAACATCAAGCACTGTAACATGTATTTGTGCTGTGCCAGATAGGTTCGGTTCCCCTCCGTCCACCGCAGTTAAGACTAGAAatatctcctcttctttttctctgtcaagaggtttttttaaaaccatttcaaCTATCTTTTCGCCATCAGGCTGATCCTTCAGCTTAAGCACAAAATTCTCAGTTTTAGTCAGAAAATAACTCTGCAGGCTATTCATGCCAACATCGGGATCGATTGCCCTCTCCAACAAGAATCTCGCTCCAATTGCGGCAGATTCGCTTATTTTGAAGTTCATGTCAGATTTTTCAAAAACCGGGGTGTTGTCGTTTATATCTGTAATTTCGACAACAACAGTGTAAAATTCCATCGGGTTTTCTAATATAACCTGAAAATGCAAGGCGCAGGGCGTCGTCTGTCCACAAAGCGCTTCTCTGTCTATTTTCTCTTTGATAAGGAGGACTCCCCTTTCACTGTTCAGCTCGATGTACTCTGCACTGTCTCCTGTAAAAATCCGAGCTTTGCCGGATGTTAATCTTCTTCGGTCTAAACCCAAATCCTGAGCGATGTTGCCGATTAACGACCCCCTGGTCATTTCCTCGGGAATGGAGTAGCTGACCTGCCCGGCCACCGACGTGagagaaaagaatgagagaaacaaCAGCGCCTGCAGCCTCATTGTTCTGTCCGGCTTCTCCATGCAGCACGAAATCAACTACAGTCCTAATTTCCGTTGGAAAGACAAATCCGTTGTATTTCCTCAGTGTATAAAACAGCTCGGCGTACTTAGTGAATTACAGTTCACTGCGGCTTTTCCGTGTCGGTAATGGGTGCTCTCTTGCTCTGTAATATTCGCACTGCGTGTCTGCTTTCCACTGAGTTAacaagggggggaaaaaaaggtgatgGGGGAGGTTCTGCTGAAACCTGCTCTATGGCTATCACACATTGGCCAACAGCGGCCCTACGAGTTCAATCCAATGTACTACACAAATCTCTGGAATTGGAAAAGTATTGACGCCTATCACGCGGTAGAAAGACGATTAATACCTCAGGCACAGCTCAGGTATTTAACACCCAACGCTCCAGCGTATAACCAACGCTGAagaaggggatttttttttctgtaaaaccaACACCAGCATTTTTAAGCCGTCGTGACGTTGGTGCAAACTCTTGTGAAATATAAGACCGATCTTCTTTCTAGGGAAGCAATGGCTTTTCTTGttatctgaacacacacacaaacgacaCAGACGCGTCTTGAAAGCGTAGGTCGCGTCACTGGGAGCTGATACCACTCGCAAAATAAGTACCGACCGCGAATTTGAATTTACACGGAGTCTGAAATAATGAGTAGTAGGTAACACGTTAATGGAGGTCCTGAATACACTGagataaaatagagaaaagcaagtattttcttaaaataaaacaaagtaacaaaTGCCTGGCCTTACCAAAGCCCAATGTGAAGACACGATTAAAAACCATGGggtactgataaaaaaaattacacctaAAAGTGACTCAAAactatatttcattttgtaacaATCAGTGGTAAGCGCAAAACCTCCACACAACAGTCTACtcaaaatatgttcatttgGTGTATATCTAGGTCACTTTTGTTAAAGCTCAAAGCAAATGTAAAATTCAGTGTAAAACAATGATAATTTCTAACCTCTAGAGGAGAATCTGGTTCATCCAGGATGCTCTTTTCACTCTGCAGCCGCTGCATCGTCCCTGTAGAACTGGGGTCCATTATCAACACGTTCTGACTACCAGCTCTGCCGAACTTACAGTCACTCTTTCTGGAGTCAGTCGTCCTGCACACCTCGTAGTTGTACACGTGTTGGAGAGTCCCCGTCCCCAAAGTGTCTGAGTAACGTGGTGGATAATACGGAATCACGGGGAGACTGGACTGATACAGGATGCGAGACTGTCTCCATCTGTAGATTTTCACCGATATAATAACCACTAAACacgtgatgaagaggaaggaaaccacAGCCAGAGCCAACACCAAGTAAAAAGTCAGGTTGTCATTGTACTCCTTGTCGTGCGGAAAGTCAGTGAACTCCGACAGCACTTCAGGGAAGCTGTCCGCCACCGCCACGTTCACAACGACTGTAGCTGAACGAGAGGGCTGCCCGTTGTCCTCCACTATaacagtcagtctctgtttcacagCATCTTTATCGGTGACTTGGCGGATTGTTCTGATTTCTCCATTCTGTAAGCCCACTTCAAACAGcgccctgtctgtggctttctgcAGTTTATAGGAGAGCCAGGCATTCTGTCCAGAGTCCACGTCGACAGCCACCACTTTAGTCACCAGATAGCCCACATCTGCTGAACGAGGCACCATTTCAGCCACCAGAGAGCCCCCGGTCTGGACTGGATACAGAACCTGAGGGGGGTTGTCGTTCTGGTCCTGGATCAGtattttcactgtcacattGCTACTGAGTGGAGGAGAACCTCCGTCCTGCGCTTTGACGCGGAAGTGGAAATCTTTGATCTGCTCGTAGTCAAACGAGCGCACTGCCTGGATGACTCCACTATCAGCACTAACGGACACGTACGAGGAGACCGGCACTCCGTTAACAGAGGAGTCCTCCAGTATGTAAGAAACGCGGGCATTCTGGTTCCAGTCAGCGTCTCTGGCTTTcactgtgaacacagagaggccCGGTGTGTTGTTTTCTACAATGTAGGCCTCATATGAGCTCCTCTCAAAGACAGGCgcgttgtcattcacatcagaGATCTGTAAGGTGAGAGTGACgctgctggagagggagggcaCTCCCTCATCAGAGCAGGTCACGGTGATATTATACTCAGAGGCTCTCTCCCTGTCTAACTCACCGTCTGTTGTCAAACTAAAGAAATTATTTGACGTTGAGGAAATCGTGAATGGAATGTTCTCGTTAATGTTACACTgaacttttccatttttgcccGCGTCTGGATCTTGGATATTTATCATTGTCACAACAGTGCCAGGCTCAATGTCCTCTTTTATTGCAGTGGACATCGACATGACATTTATGACAGGTATATTGTCATTGGTGTCAGTTATTTCCACTATAATTTTACATGAGTCAGTTAGTCCTCCTTCATCACTGGCCTGGACGTGTATTTGatactgttgctttttttcaaaatcactgTTGCCGATCAGTGTAACTTCTCCggtctctctgtttatctcaAATAACTCGGACACGTTGTCAAGTAGATTTAGTATAGTATAAGACACTTTGCCATTAGATCCTTCATCTGAGTCAGACGCGCTAACAATCACTACTTGCGTTCCTGAGGGTGAATTTTCCCTTATCGTTGACTTATAATTTTTCTGCGTAAAAACTGGggcattatcattattatccaGCACACTGATGTGTATCTGAACCGTACCGGAGAGCTGTGGCTCACCACCGTCTACTGCAGTCAATACAAGCGACAAATGGTCCTGCTTCTCGCGATCTAAAGGTCTCTGTAAAACCATTTCAACCATCTTGCTTCCATCCGCTTGATTTTGCAGCCTCAACGCGAAGTTATCAGTCGGCTTTAACAAATAACTCTGAAGGCCATTCACACCGACATCCAGGTCTATTGCCTGCTGCAACAAGAACACTGCCCCTGTCATAGCCGACTCGCTTATTCTGAATTTCATTTCGCCTCTTTTAAAAATCGGGGCGTTGTCATTAATATCTGTAACCTCGACGGTAATGCTATAAAATTCCATAGGATTCTCTAAAATAACTTGGAAATGGAGAGCACAGGGCGACGTCTGAGCGCAGATCGCCTCTCTGTCGATTCTGTCTTTGACGAGGAGGActcctctttctttatttaactCGATGTGTTCGGCACTGTCTCCCGTATAGATGCGAGCTTTTCCCGACTTCAGTCTTTTCACATCCAAACCCAAATCTTGCGCAATATCCCCAACGAAAGAGCCTTTCGGCATTTCCTCCGGGACGGAGTAGCTGACCTGCCCaataactgaactgaaacagaGAACCAAGATAAACAGCCGCACTTGCCGTCTCATTGTTCTGTCCGACATCTCTCTGCAAAATGAACCGCGTAAAATTCCTATAAAAAGCGGATTGTTCTTCTGTAGTTATCCTTTTTATTTCCTCGGGCGCATGCAGTCACCAGTTAGGTCGTAAATTACAAACGAAAACAACAGTATCCGTACAAATTAACGCCGAGAGCTCTTGTCTTCGGATCCCCTACTGTTCCTTGTGTCTTTCTCTCGTTCTGTGTCTGAAATGATGTGGGAGGTACTGCTGATTTCTCCCTCCACCTAACACAGGCTGGCCAACAGCGGCCCTAAGAGTTCATCATGCTGAATTACAGAATACTGTGGAAGATAGAAACCACTCAGAGTCATGTTCAATGTTCAGTTTATCCGATTTCTGAAATTTAACTCGACGATGTAATATgacaaattatttgttttacgTCCTCTTGTATTTATCTGTAGTACAAGATGAACCTGAAAGTTCAACCGCGGGgaatgacatgaaaacaaagatactaaaccttttttaaattcgGTACAAACGGTGATGAGGAATCGTATAGATCCGCTTTTTAGAATAGTGAAATATGTTttgatgtcacacacacacacacacacacacacacacacacacacacacacacacacacacacacacacacacacacacacacacacagagagagagagagagagagagagcgagagcgagagagagcgcTCTTGAAGCTccctgtgttattttttaaagctgcaatatcATGTTTTCTTAGACGCATTCTCTAATATTTTCAGCCCCTGGATATCAAATTGATCAAGCTCATTCTCTATTCTTATCACTCATTAATGCATCAATCACAAATCAGCCTTTAAACCACAAAGGTTTTGACCGAAGCTACAAATTCCAGGTGCAATATTGTAAATCAGATGTGGCGAGGTGTAAAGGCCCACGCCTTTACAGTGTGGTTCTAAGCATACAATTGGAATTTGAACACAACAGCTTTAAGTGAGTGAATCTCACTTTTGTGTTTGTAGCATTGAATCACCTACCTCAAAGTGTTTTAAAGCCAACCCATTGCTGCTGGATGTGCATTTGTGCAGGTAAACCAGCCATAAGGATATGACCGACATATTTAATGCAGTTATTCAGACAATGGGGACTCGAAAAGATATACATGTCACATGTGCTGGGTACAAAATAGTACCTACTGTGATAGTAGGTAACACTtttcagatggaaaaaaaaaacaaaacaccatttTTAACgtataaagaaaacacaatgtttCAACTATCCAGACACTGGAGAAAATGAATCTTTTGCTGAGAATAGTTAAATTGTTTGTTAGGgggaaaatatttcaaactgtgGAAGGACTTTGTTTAATCCAACACACTTTCACACTGCAACAATGACCTGTCCTCAAACAATCTAACACTAACCATAGAGGTGCGGCGAACTGAGgcgctgtccatggtgctgaattagggaacaaacaagacataaatAATAGATATATAACTTCCTGTGTTTAATTAATACGACTAGTGAAACACAAATCTGTAAGCGTAAGCAGGAGTTTATGAAAACAATTTCCCCATATTCACATAAAATACCACTATCAAAATGCTCAACAAGTGCCGACATAGAACCAACTTTACTGAATGAAGGGAAATTAAAGCTTTCCAATTTAACTAAagagcatgtgcatgtgtaatgCCACTTCAAACATCATTACGTCTGGAAAACTAACCTCTAGAGGAGAGTCTGGTTCATCCAGGATGCTCTTTTCACCCTGCAGCCGCTGCATCGTCCCCGTAGAACTGGGGTCCATTATCAACACGTTCTGACTACCAGCTCTGCCGAACTTACAGTCACTCTTTCTGGAGTCAGTCGTCCTGCACACCTCGTAGTTGTACACGTGTTGGAGAGTCCCCGTCCCCAAAGTGTCTGAGTAACGTGGTGGATAATACGGAATCACGGGGAGACTGGACTGATACAGGAAGCGAGACTGTCTCCATCTGTAGATTTTCACCGATATAATAACCACTAAACacgtgatgaagaggaaggaaaccacAGCCAGAGCCAACACTAAGTAAAAAGTCAGGTTGTCATTGTACTCCTTGTCGTGCGGAAAGTCAGTGAACTCCGACAGCACTTCAGGGAAGCTGTCCGCCACCGCCACGTTCACAACGACTGTAGCTGAACGAGAGGGCTGCCCGTTGTCCTCCACTATaacagtcagtctctgtttcacagCATCTTTATCGGTGACTTGGCGGATTGTTCTGATTTCTCCATTCTGTAAGCCCACTTCAAACAGcgccctgtctgtggctttctgcAGTTTATAGGAGAGCCAGGCATTCTGTCCAGAGTCCACATCGACAGCCACCACTTTAGTCACCAGATAGCCCACATCTGCTGAACGAGGCACCATTTCAGCAACCAGAGAGCCTCCGGTCTGGACTGGGTACAGAACCTGAGGGGGGTTGTCGTTCTGGTCCTGGATCAGTATTTTCACGGTCACATTGCTACTGAGTGGAGGAGAACCTCCGTCCTGCGCTTTGACGCGGAAGTGGAAATCTTTGATCTGCTCGTAGTCAAACGAGCGCACTGCGTGGATGACTCCACTATCAGCACTAACGGACACGTACGAGGAGACCGGCACTCCGTTAAGTGAGGAGTCCTCCAGTATGTAAGAAACGCGGGCATTCTGGTTCCAGTCAGCGTCTCTGGCTTTcactgtgaacacagagaggccCGGTGTGTTGTTTTCTACAATGTAGGCCTCATATGAGCTCCTCTCAAAGACAGGCGCGTTGTCATTCACATCCGAGATCTGTAAGGTGAGAGTGACgctgctggagagggagggcaCTCCCTCATCAGAGCAGGTCACCGTGATATTATACTCAgaggctctctctctgtctaactcACTGTCTGTCACTAAGCTATAGAAACCATTGGATGTAGATTTTATTACAAATGGAACATTTTCACCGAGAATACACTTTACTACCCCGTTATCGTCCGAGTCGGGATCTTGTACAGTCATTACAGCTATTACGGTCTGGGAGGGAGAGCTTTCTGGAATCAAACGTTGCGTTGATATAACATCGATGAAGGGCTTGTTGTCATTAATATCAATTATATCTACAACTAACTTACTTGAATTTGAGAGCCCCCCTTGATCCCTAGCTTCAATATCAATCTGAtattgttttgacttttcataaTCAACGTCGCCTATCACGCGCACATCACCACTGTTTTCGTCTATGTCAAAGTGATTCAAAATTCCAACCGTGCTACTTGATATTGAATATGTGACTAAACCATTTGAACCGCGATCTATATCTGATGCACTGACTGTGATTAATAATGTACCTCTAGGGGCATTTTCTGGTAAACGAGCCCTATAAATTGGCCGTGTAAATACAGGAGCGTTGTCGTTTGCGTCTAAAACTGTAACATGGATCTGCACAGTTCCGGACATCTTTGGTTCTCCCCCATCGTTGGCAGTTAGCAGCAGAGATATCTGCTCCTGTTTCTCTCGGTCCAGCGGCTTCTTTAAAACCATTTCTACCTTTTTACTATCATCAGCTTGGCCGTgcaactttaaaatgaaattatcgGTAGGATAGAGCGAGTAACTTTGGAGGCCATTTATCCCGATATCGGAATCAAAAGCCCTTTCGAGAACAAATTTCGCTCCTATCATTGCGGACTCGCTTATGTCAAATTTCATCGAAtccttctgaaaatgaggagcATTGTCATTGATATCGAGAATTTCGACCGTGACCCTGTAAAATTCTATTGGATTTTCCATAATGATTTGCAAATGTAAAGCACAAGGCGTTGTCTGTCCGCACAATGCTTCTCtgtctattttttctttgatcagcAGCTCCCCTCTTTCCCTATTCAACTCGATGTATTCTGCGTTATTTCCAGTATGCAGTCGAGCTTTACCGGATTTCAGTCGCTTAATATCTAAACCCAAATCCTGAGCTACATTACCAACGAAAGAGCCTTTGGCCATTTCCTCCGGAATAGAGTAGCTGACCTGCCCGAACACtgggctgagagagagaaaagaaataaacaacagtaCTTGCCGTTTCATTGTTCTGTCTGACACACAGTATATTGCGCCACGAATCGTTGAGGTCGCTTTGGCCTGATTTCCGTCGCCTAAAGAATCAGGTTGGATCCtgttatatttttcaaacaaagcgATCCGTAATCATTGATTATAACCTCCACATTATTTCCATTtcccaaagaaagaaagaaggtgCCGGTTTACTCCTCTGTGTGACTCGGACTGTGTAAGATCTGCGTCCGACGGGCACACACTAATACGGAGAGAAGAATGAAAGAGGTTCCTCTGTGAACCTCGAGTGATAATGCAACTCACTGGCCAACAGCGGCACTCTCCGTACATTACGCTGAATTGCACgaactaaataaaaaacacagtaagtataaatagagaGTAAATAACATGAGCCGCATATATTGAAATGCATGTAAAGAAGTATATCTGTAAACCtattcataaaacacacacaacatggtTAAGACCTTAAGTGAGTTACTATTTCTTGGAAAAATGCATATGAAACAACGAAAGAATACTAAAaccaataaagaaaacaaacatactgaAACAGTCCTATTTAGTGTGAACTGTAAATCACTATGCACCGTCtattagagggaaaaaaacgaGATGACCTAACCTGAAATagcagagaaaacagcaacCATATTTGCCACTCATACCTCTAGAGGAGAGTCTGGTTCATCCAGGATGCTCTTTTCACTCTGCAGCCGCTGCATCGTCCCCGTAGAACTGGGGTCCATTATCAACACGTTCTGACTACCAGCTCTGCCGAACTTACAGTCACTCTTTCTGGAGTCAGTCGTCCTGCACACCTCGTAGTTGTACACGTGTTGGAGAGTCCCTGTCCCCAAAGTGTCTGAGTAACGTGGTGGATAATACGGAATCACAGGGAGACTGGAGTGATACAGGATGCGAGACTGTCTCCATCTGTAGATTTTCACCGATATAATAACCACTAAACacgtgatgaagaggaaggaaaccacAGCCAGAGCCAACACCAAGTAAAAAGTCAGGTTGTCATTGTACTCCTTGTCGTGCGGAAAGTCAGTGAACTCCGACAGCACTTCAGGGAAGCTGTCCGCCACCGCCACGTTCACAACGACCGTAGCTGAACGAGAGGGCTGCCCGTTGTCCTCCACTATaacagtcagtctctgtttcacagCATCTTTATCGGTGACTTGGCGGATTGTTCTGATTTCTCCATTCTGTAAGCCCACTTCAAACAGcgccctgtctgtggctttctgcAGTTTATAGGAGAGCCAGGCATTCTGTCCAGAGTCCACATCGACAGCCACCACTTTAGTCACCAGATAGCCCACATCTGCTGAACGAGGCACCATTTCAGCCACCAGAGAGCCACTAGTCTGGACTGGGTACAGAACCTGAGGAGGGTTGTCGTTCTGGTCCTGGATCAGTATTTTCACGGTCACATTGCTACTGAGTGGAGGAGAACCTCCATCCTGCGCTTTGACGCGGAAGTGGAAATCTTTGATCTGCTCGTAGTCAAACGAGCGCACTGCGTGGATGACTCCACTATCAGCACTAACGGACACGTACGAGGAGACTGGCACTCCGTTAACAGAGGAGTCCTCCAGTATGTAAGAAACGCGGGCATTCTGGTTCCAGTCAGCGTCTCTGGCTTTcactgtgaacacagagaggccCGGTGTGTTGTTTTCTACAATGTAGGCCTCATATGAGCTCCTCTCAAAGACAGGCGCGTTGTCATTCACATCCGAGATCTGTAAGGTGAGAGTGACgctgctggagagggagggcaCTCCCTCATCAGAGCAGGTCACCGTGATATTATACTCAgaggctctctctctgtctaactcACTGTCTGTCACCAAAgtaaagaaattatttgatGTAGACGTgattgtaaaatgaatattttcatctaGAAAACAGTGGACTTTGCCGTTTTCATCCGAATCTGGATCCTGAATGTTCATCATTGTCAGAACCGTGCCTGGCTTAACATCCTCGGATATACTGGATGACGTTGACATAATACTGATAGCCGGTGGGTTATCGTTTGTGTCCAGCACCTCAATTATAACTTTACATACGTCTGAGTTACCACCTTCATCTGACGCTTGGACATCTATCTCATAATGTCGACATTTCTCATAATCGAGTTTTCCCATTAACGTAAACACACCATTTTCCTTATCTACATGAAACAGTTCAAGTGCGCCCTCTGGAACATTAGAGATTGAATATTGTATGTGTCCGTGCGGACCTTCATCTGCATCAGATGCGCTCACAGTGGTTAAAACAGTTCCTTTCAATGAATTTTCTTTAACATTCGTCATGTACTCCGTTTGAGTACAAACAGGTGCGTTATCGTTTGCGTCCAATACAGTTATCACAATTACTATGGTTCCAGAGAGCTGCGGGTCACCACCATCTGTCGCAGTTAATACTAAAGACAACCGCTCCTGTTTCTCTCGGTCAAGATGCTTCTTTAAAACCATCTCAACATTCCTACTACTGCCAATTCTATAAgggtttaaaatgaatgtgtcaCTTGTACTTAGCGAATAGCCCTGGAGCCCATTAACACCCACATCGACATCTATAGCTTTTTCTAAGACAAATTTCGACCCAATTTGAACTGTCTCAATAATGtcaaatttcatttcactgtttttaaaaatgggagaGTGGTCGTTAATGTCGGTGATCTCGACAGTGATGCTGTAAAATTGCATAGGATTCTccaaaattatttgaaaatcaAGAGCACAGGGCGTCGTCTGTCCGCAGATCGCTTCTCTGTCTATCCGCTCTTTGATTACAAGGACTCCCCTGTCTTTATTCAACTCGATGTATTCTGTACTCTCTCCGGTGTATATTCGAGCTTTCCCCGATTTCAGCCGTTTCACATCCAAACCCAAATCTTGCGCTATGTTACCGACCAAAGATCCTTTCGCCATTTCCTCGGGAATGGAGTAGCTGACCTGCCCAGAAACAGAACTGAGCGAAACGAACGACATAAACAATAGTAGGCCTACTTGCCGTGTCATTGTTCTGTCCGACATTCTCCcgcaaataaaaaagaaaaaaaaaaggtggaatcAAAGCTGCTATCCAGTAATAGATTGTTAGATTCAAATGTCAGTAAAATAATCACGAATCCACACTCCCAAAAATGCTGACAATTCGCCCGGTATCTCC from the Xiphias gladius isolate SHS-SW01 ecotype Sanya breed wild chromosome 23, ASM1685928v1, whole genome shotgun sequence genome contains:
- the LOC120785651 gene encoding protocadherin beta-16-like, encoding MRLQALLFLSFFSLTSVAGQVSYSIPEEMTRGSLIGNIAQDLGLDRRRLTSGKARIFTGDSAEYIELNSERGVLLIKEKIDREALCGQTTPCALHFQVILENPMEFYTVVVEITDINDNTPVFEKSDMNFKISESAAIGARFLLERAIDPDVGMNSLQSYFLTKTENFVLKLKDQPDGEKIVEMVLKKPLDREKEEEIFLVLTAVDGGEPNLSGTAQIHVTVLDVNDNAPVFTKTVYKATITENAPRRTVITRVIASDADKGSNSKITYSISNTVAEVREMFEIDEINGDLILKSSVDYEKARYYQIHVQASDEGGLTDSCKITVEVIDINDNKPVINIMSQTNVIPEDSKPATVVTMVNVQDLDSGDNGKVHCAINEHIPFTLKPTSSNFFNLVTDSELDRERASEYNITVTCSDEGVPSLSSSVTLTLQISDVNDNAPVFERSSYEAYIVENNTPGLSVFTVKARDADWNQNARVSYILEDSSVNGVPVSSYVSVSADSGVIHAVRSFDYEQIKDFHFRVKAQDGGSPPLSSNVTVKILIQDQNDNPPQVLYPVQTGGSLVAEMVPRSADVGYLVTKVVAVDVDSGQNAWLSYKLQKATDRALFEVGLQNGEIRTIRQVTDKDAVKQRLTVIVEDNGQPSRSATVVVNVAVADSFPEVLSEFTDFPHDKEYNDNLTFYLVLALAVVSFLFITCLVVIISVKIYRWRQSGILYQSSLPVIPYYPPRYSDTLGTGTLQHVYNYEVCRTTDSRKSDCKFGRAGSQNVLIMDPSSTGTMQRLQGEKSILDEPDSPLEVSFPEDADFLHPLFVGLFFATL
- the LOC120785652 gene encoding protocadherin beta-16-like; the protein is MSDRTMRRQVRLFILVLCFSSVIGQVSYSVPEEMPKGSFVGDIAQDLGLDVKRLKSGKARIYTGDSAEHIELNKERGVLLVKDRIDREAICAQTSPCALHFQVILENPMEFYSITVEVTDINDNAPIFKRGEMKFRISESAMTGAVFLLQQAIDLDVGVNGLQSYLLKPTDNFALRLQNQADGSKMVEMVLQRPLDREKQDHLSLVLTAVDGGEPQLSGTVQIHISVLDNNDNAPVFTQKNYKSTIRENSPSGTQVVIVSASDSDEGSNGKVSYTILNLLDNVSELFEINRETGEVTLIGNSDFEKKQQYQIHVQASDEGGLTDSCKIIVEITDTNDNIPVINVMSMSTAIKEDIEPGTVVTMINIQDPDAGKNGKVQCNINENIPFTISSTSNNFFSLTTDGELDRERASEYNITVTCSDEGVPSLSSSVTLTLQISDVNDNAPVFERSSYEAYIVENNTPGLSVFTVKARDADWNQNARVSYILEDSSVNGVPVSSYVSVSADSGVIQAVRSFDYEQIKDFHFRVKAQDGGSPPLSSNVTVKILIQDQNDNPPQVLYPVQTGGSLVAEMVPRSADVGYLVTKVVAVDVDSGQNAWLSYKLQKATDRALFEVGLQNGEIRTIRQVTDKDAVKQRLTVIVEDNGQPSRSATVVVNVAVADSFPEVLSEFTDFPHDKEYNDNLTFYLVLALAVVSFLFITCLVVIISVKIYRWRQSRILYQSSLPVIPYYPPRYSDTLGTGTLQHVYNYEVCRTTDSRKSDCKFGRAGSQNVLIMDPSSTGTMQRLQSEKSILDEPDSPLEVRNYHCFTLNFTFALSFNKSDLDIHQMNIF